One region of Carassius gibelio isolate Cgi1373 ecotype wild population from Czech Republic chromosome A1, carGib1.2-hapl.c, whole genome shotgun sequence genomic DNA includes:
- the bnc2 gene encoding zinc finger protein basonuclin-2 isoform X3, which yields MSEETELDVRGGVVWSERERERAHESTARASSSSGAEGGGGEGESSMQFSTRPASAEPGFMGTWTQQSTDSNLLFRMSQQDAAGKVLDRWTIMSREEEIITLQQFLRFGETKSIVELMAIQEKEGQAVTVPSSKTDSGIRTFIESNNRTRSPGLLSHLENNSPSSIHHFENIPNSLAFLLPFQYINPVSAPMLGLPPNGLTIEQSGLRMREPNLPNQSEPVETSESEVSLSPFRSGQSPSRGTMGTLPNAIEPKTEPNRASPISPTPSTQQSQQPQTPTQQAQGQQQQQSSNLNHHQIHHHFEKNEQSKNITHSSFSSKMHRMRRMGATSRKGRVCCNSCGKTFYDKGTLKIHYNAVHLKIKHRCTIEGCNMVFSSLRSRNRHSANPNPRLHMPMLRNNRDKDLIRSSSGTATPVISSCKSGFNLTSPGRPPLSFATPPLDAMIQSPLQSPLVFPSLKSVQPVQPVPPFYRTLLSPADLVSPPVSLPTSPILPTTTNSTSLTDQQQMLTASSHNMHAYETSMFSHRLPTTPSTQDSVTLDPMPKKKPRKSSMPVKIEKEVIDVADDYEDKDDDDDEDSCHHHHHQPSNIHNNVNGNCNNNNNSSSSSSSHHCEGSGHQSPLQDEMSPSLALRGMLHPDQEVCSGSHGSRGHGDLRCIDSFTSEDQDHERDFENESETSESKMLYRDELMDPDVHQPAMDRKISKEHRGPEDEGHLQKDLEDQSHSPPTQHQPVIKIKEEINDPTYDMFCMGQYSLYNGGMAAAAAAAASMAALHESFISSMSYGSSPPKFPSQSPDGELCSSPDPKICYVCKKSFKSSYSVKLHYKNVHLKEMHVCTVAGCNAAFPSRRSRDRHSSNINLHRKLLTKELDEIVLDPQLTTLPKELRAEFLSTIYADHHLGLEGVGNAGPPRGRGHEGMRSPVTREYSHSNGYCHGPSEDYMVLDLSTTSSVQSSGSVQSSQESDEGSDEGILLDDLEGASDNEDCTPSTVAKTLHMEGKDSEDARKEGREGATEEGFLRCDPSFSPSFLASSGGNSTGGILCTICHKLYSNKGTLRVHYKTVHLREMHKCKIPGCNMMFSSVRSRNRHSQNPNLHKNAPYTTMID from the exons GATGCTGCAGGCAAGGTTCTGGACAGATGGACTATAATGTCCCGGGAAGAGGAGATCATTACTCTTCAACAGTTTCTGCGCTTTGGTGAAACCAAGTCTATTGTGGAACTGATGGCCATCCAGGAAAAGGAGGGTCAGGCCGTCACAGTGCCCTCGTCAAAGACTGACTCTGGAATCAGAACTTTCATTGAAAGCAACAATCGCACACGTAGTCCTGGCCTTCTGTCACACCTAGAGAACAACAGCCCCTCTAGCATTCACCATTTTGAAAACATCCCAAACAGTTTGGCCTTCTTGCTGCCCTTTCAGTACATCAACCCAGTGTCAGCCCCCATGTTAGGGCTGCCACCAAATGGTCTGACCATTGAGCAATCAGGTCTCAGAATGCGAGAGCCAAATCTGCCCAATCAGAGTGAGCCAGTGGAGACCAGTGAATCTGAAGTGTCCCTTTCACCATTTCGTAGCGGTCAAAGTCCCAGTCGCGGAACAATGGGAACCTTACCCAATGCCATTGAACCTAAGACAGAACCCAACAGAGCTTCCCCCATCTCTCCAACACCATCTACACAGCAGTCCCAGCAACCGCAGACACCAACGCAGCAAGCGCAGgggcagcaacagcagcagtcGAGCAATCTGAACCACCACCAGATCCATCACCATTTCGAAAAGAACGAACAATCGAAAAACATTACACACTCTTCTTTCTCTTCCAAAATGCATCGCATGCGTCGTATGGGTGCAACCTCACGTAAGGGTCGTGTCTGCTGCAACTCCTGTGGCAAGACTTTCTATGATAAGGGTACTCTAAAGATCCACTACAATGCTGTGCATCTGAAGATTAAGCATCGTTGTACTATTGAAGGCTGCAATATGGTCTTCAGCTCATTGCGAAGTCGTAACCGCCATAGCGCTAATCCCAATCCTCGGCTACATATGCCCATGTTGAGGAACAACCGGGACAAGGATCTCATTCGCTCCAGTTCTGGGACAGCAACACCTGTCATATCAAGCTGCAAAAGTGGCTTCAATCTGACCAGCCCCGGTCGGCCACCGCTAAGCTTTGCCACACCTCCTCTTGATGCCATGATACAGTCCCCTCTGCAGAGCCCTCTTGTTTTTCCTTCCCTGAAGTCTGTGCAGCCAGTGCAACCTGTGCCACCCTTCTATCGCACACTGCTCTCTCCCGCTGACCTAGTTAGTCCCCCAGTCTCACTGCCCACCAGTCCAATTTTACCTACCACAACCAACAGCACATCTCTGACGGACCAGCAACAGATGTTAACTGCTAGCTCCCACAATATGCATGCATATGAAACTTCGATGTTTTCTCATCGCCTGCCCACAACACCCAGTACCCAAGATTCCGTGACTCTGGACCCTATGCCTAAAAAGAAGCCTCGCAAGTCCAGCATGCCAGTAAAGATAGAGAAAGAAGTGATAGATGTGGCAGATGATTATGAGgacaaagatgatgatgatgatgaagatagcTGTCACCATCACCACCATCAGCCATCAAACATCCATAACAATGTCAATGGCAactgcaacaacaacaataacagcagcagcagcagcagcagtcatCATTGTGAAGGTAGTGGACACCAGTCTCCACTGCAGGATGAAATGAGTCCCAGTCTAGCCCTTAGAGGCATGCTCCATCCCGACCAAGAAGTTTGCAGTGGGAGTCACGGTAGTAGAGGTCATGGCGACCTGCGCTGTATTGACAGCTTTACCTCTGAGGACCAAGATCATGAGCGTGACTTTGAAAATGAGTCAGAGACATCTGAATCCAAGATGCTGTACCGCGATGAGCTGATGGACCCGGACGTACATCAGCCTGCCATGGACAGAAAAATTAGCAAGGAACACCGGGGGCCAGAAGATGAGGGACACCTACAGAAAGATTTGGAGGACCAATCCCATTCCCCACCCACCCAACACCAGCCAGTTATCAAAATCAAGGAAGAGATCAACGATCCTACTTATGACATGTTCTGCATGGGTCAGTATAGCCTTTACAATGGGGGAATGGCAGCTGCTGCCGCCGCCGCTGCCAGCATGGCTGCTTTACATGAAAGTTTCATCTCCTCTATGAGCTATGGATCAAGCCCACCAAAATTCCCTTCTCAATCCCCTGACGGAGAACTCTGCTCCAGTCCTGATCCGAAGATCTGCTATGTCTGCAAAAAGAGCTTTAAAAGTTCATACAGTGTCAAACTGCATTACAAGAATGTGCACCTAAAAGAGATGCATGTGTGTACTGTGGCTGGATGCAATGCTGCTTTCCCTTCTCGACGGAGCAGAGATAG ACATAGCTCCAACATCAACCTGCACCGTAAACTACTGACCAAAGAGCTGGATGAAATTGTCCTGGATCCCCAGCTTACGACTTTGCCTAAAGAGCTACGTGCTGAGTTCCTGTCTACGATCTATGCTGACCACCATCTGGGACTGGAGGGGGTAGGGAATGCTGGACCACCACGAGGCAGAGGACATGAGGGAATGAGATCCCCAGTAACTAGAGAATATTCACACAGCAACGGCTACTGCCATGGCCCCAGTGAGGACTACATGGTGCTGGACCTGAGCACCACCTCTAGCGTGCAGTCAAGCGGCAGCGTGCAATCCTCACAGGAGTCTGATGAGGGCAGCGATGAGGGCATCCTGCTGGATGACCTGGAGGGTGCTAGTGACAATGAGGACTGCACGCCTAGTACTGTGGCTAAGACACTACATATGGAGGGAAAAGATAGTGAGGACGCCAGGAAGGAAGGAAGAGAAGGAGCCACAGAGGAGGGGTTTCTACGCTGTGACCCTTCGTTCTCACCATCCTTCTTGGCATCCAGTGGAGGTAATAGCACAGGAGGCATCCTTTGCACCATCTGCCACAAACTGTACAGTAACAAAGGGACCCTTCGGGTGCACTACAAGACTGTCCACCTGCGTGAAATGCACAAATGCAAAATTCCTGGCTGTAACATGATGTTTTCTTCTGTGAGAAGCAGAAACAGACATAGCCAGAACCCAAACCTACACAAAAATGCCCCCTATACCACAATGATTGACTAG